GCACCGCAATTGACACGGCCAGCGCACCGGCCGTCCGTTTCAACATGACGCGCTTTGCAGCAGAGGCCCGATTCATGCGCCTCGCCTCCTGCTCTCACGGTCCCTCGGGCGCCGCGACGACCGCCAGATCGGGGCGCACCAGCACGGCGTGCATCACGGCCCCCGACGTAGCGTTTCGCACCTGCACGGCTTGCCCGACCCGGGCGGGCCCCTGGAGCACCCCCTGGAGCTGGACCGTCACCGCTCCCCGCCGCACCAGCACGGTGACCGGGGTCCCGGAAGGTACCGATCCACCCTCCTGCGGGCGCACCGGGACGTCGCGGGCGTCAACCGGCGCCCCGCGATCCGGGCCGTCCGTGCCCAGCGTGGCGCGCACCCATACGCGCCTGGCCGCAACCCCATCCACGAGGACCTCAACGGCAAACACCGCCGCTCCCGGCCTCAGCACCGGCGGCCCGCTCACCACTGCCGCACGGATCTCGCCGGGCGGGACCAACACGCGCTCGGGCACCTCCAGGTCCAGCACGGTGAGGTCCGGCCCCCCGTCCCGTTCCCGCCGGGCGGCCAGATACTGCTCGATGCCCCTCGTGACCGGAGCGCGGTCAAGGGCGCGCCCGAAGGCGCTGACGGAGGTCTCCTCTGCTTGCGTGCCCCACCGGATGAGCCCGGGATCGATGCGTGCCTGGCGCAGCCGCAGGATGATGGCGGCCTTGGAGATGCTCCGCGACTCTCCCGGAAGCGGCGCCGCGCCCACCTCCAGGCGGCTCACGGTTTCCCAGAGTTCAGGGTCACCATCCACCAGGACGGCGACGTCCCCGATGCGGATGGCCGGCCCCGCCACCTCGGCCTGGGGCTTCAGTTCCACGACAAGGCGGGCTGCACCGCGGTCCTTTGCGGTGGCGGGCATGCTGCCCGCGCAAGCCGACGGCGCCGGCAATGCTGCCACCACGACCGCCCCCACGGCCGCTGCCAGCACAAAAGCTTCAATCCGGGATGCCCTGGCCGCCCCTGACCTCGACGGCATCATCGCCAGCCCTCACCTTACCGGCGCAGGTTGTTGGCCGTGTTGAGCATGTCGTCGGACGCCTGGATCGCCTTGGAGTTGGCGTCGTAGGCCCGCTGCGCCAGGATGAGGTTGACCATCTCCTCAACGACCTGGACGTTGGACATCTCCAGGAAGCCCTGCGCGATGGAACCGAAGCCGTCCATCCCGGGCTGGCCGACAATGGGCTGCCCCGAAGCTGCCGTGGCCAGGAACAGGTTGCGGCCGTAGCTGCGCAGCCCGGCCGGGTTCACGAACCGCGCGAGCTCGATGGTGCCGATCGTGATCGGCTGGCTGTCGCCCAGGAGCACGGCCGAGACGGTGCCGTCACTGCCCACCGACACCTCCACGGCGTCCTGCGGCACGATGATTTCCGGTTCCAGGACAAACCCGTCCGAGGTGACGATGCGCCCCTCGCTGTCCTTCTTGAACGCGCCGTCCCGGGTGTAAGCGACCGTGCCGTCCGGCAAGAGGATCTGGAAGAACCCGTCGCCCTCGATGACCAGGTCAAGCGGGTTGTCCGTCTCCCGGAACGTGCCCTGCGAGAAGATCTTGACCGTCGCCACAGGGCGCACGCCGTGCCCCACCTGGATGCCGGTGGGGATCTGCGCCCCCGCGGTGACAGGCGTCCCTGCGAACCGCAGGGTCTGGTAGAGCAGGTCCTGGAAGTCGACCCGGGACTTCTTGAAACCGGCGGTGTTGACGTTGGCCAGGTTGTTGGCGATGGTGTCAACGGTGAACTGCTGGCCCGACATCCCCGACGCGGATGTCCAAAGAGAACGCATCATTGGCAGAACTCCCCGCTCTCTTCTCTCGCCCTCCTGCGACGTGTCTCTGCAGGCAGGCCGCTTGAGGCTGGAGGGGCCCAGGTGGCGCAGGCACGGCGGGAGAGCCGGATCAGGAGCAGGGCGCTGCTTCCGTCGTTCCGCAGCGCGGGGCCTCTGCCATGCAGTCCAGCCCCTTTTGCCCGTCCGCTTTCTCTCCCGGCGGCACCTGAAACCCCGTAAAGTCTTTCAGCCTGTGCGCCTAACTCGTCCGGCCGAGCTGCGCGATGAGCGCCTCGGTCATCTGGTCATGCGCCCGAACCGCCTGCTGCGCTGCCTGGTACGCCCGCATACCGGCGATCATCTCCACCATGGTCCCGATCACGGACGTCCCCGAGCCCTCCAGCATCCCCTGCTGGACGCGGGCATCGACGCGCACCGGGCCGCCTGATTCGGCCGTGTAGCGGAAGAGGTTGCTGCCCTCCCGCACCAGGCCCTGCCGATCGGGCACATCCACCACCAGGATCTGGCCCAGGAAGCGGCCGTCCTCGGTCATGACGGCGCCCTCCTGCGTGACCGCGATCTCCCCGTCCGTCACCCTGCCCGTCCGAACCGGCCCATCGAGCCCCAGCACCGGAAGGCCGTCCTGCGTGACCAAAACGCCATCGCTGCCGATCGTGAAATTGCCCGCACGGGTCAGCCTCGGCCCTGCGGCGCTCTGCACCACGAAAAAGCCGTCGCCCTCGATCGCGAGGTCGAGGTTTCGGCCGGTGTAGCGCGCGGGGGCCGGATCCCACCGGGTGTAGGAGCGCTCGATGTACGCGCCGGTGCCCGCCAGTCCCCTCGGCGTGCGCACCGTGCGCAGCTCCCGGTGGATGAGCATCTCGGGGAAGGCGGCGACCGGAGCGACCTCGGTCCGGTAACCCGGGGTGGCCGCGTTGGCCAGGTCGTTGGCGAGCAGGTCCTGCCGGCCGCTGAAGACCAGCATCGCCGAGCCCGCGCTGAACAGGCCCCGCACCACCGCGCATCTCACCTCCCTCCGCGGCGTCGCACTATAGGTGTCGGCGCACGCCGGGGAGGGCTTGAGGGAGAGCGCTAGAGGACGCGCCGGGCCGGCATGGCCGGCAGGTGGCGAGCCCGCTGCATGACTTCCAGGACCTTCCCGGTGCCGCGGGCCACGCACGTGATGGGGTCCTCGGCCACGTGCACGGGGAGGCCCGTCTCGCTGCTCAGCAGCCTGTCAAGGCCCCTCAGCAGCGCCCCACCGCCGGTCATGACCACGCCGCGCTCGTAGATGTCGGCAGCCAGTTCAGGCGGCGTCCGCTCGAGGACCTGGCGGACGGCCCCGACGATGGCCTGCGCAGGTTCCATGAGGGCGCTTTTAACCTCTTCAGCCGTGAGGACCTGCGTGCGGGGCAGGCCGGTCACCGCGTCCCGGCCCCGCACCTCTTGCGGCGGCAGCGATTCCGCGGAGTCAGGGGCGACGGTGCCGAGCTGGATCTTCAGGTCTTCGGCGGAACGCTCCCCGACCACCAGGTTGTGCCTGCGCTTCAGGTAGCGGGTGATCGCCTCGTCCATATGGTCGCCCGCCACCCGCACCGAGTCGGAGACCACCTCGGCTCCCATGGAGATCACGGCGATGTCGGTGGTGCCGCCGCCTACATCCACGACCATGTTGCCCCGGGGCTCCTGCACCTCGATGCCGGCGCCAATGGCGGCCGCCATCGGCTCCGAGATGAGGTGCACCTCGCGGGCTCCGGCCTGGCGGCACGCCTCGCTGATGGCACGGCGCTCCACGTCGGTGACCGCCGAAGGGACGCACGCCACGAGGCGGGGACGCACCCACGTCCACTGCCCGAGGGCCTTGCGCAGGAAGTAGCGCAGCATCAGCTCGGTGATCTGGTAGTAGGCCACGACCCCGTTGCGAAGGGGCCGAACCGCTATGATGGGGCCGGGCGTGCGCCCGAGCATCTCTCGAGCCGCCTGCCCGACGGCCAGGACCTGCTGCCGCTCCTCATCCAGGGCCACCACGCTGGGTTCCTGCAGGACGATACCCCGGCCTCGAACGTAGATGATGACACTGGCAGTGCCCAGGTCCAGGCCCACGTCGGCGCCCAGCATGCCGGTGCAAGCCCCACTTCCTGCGGACGTCGCCCCAATCCCTGGGGAGCGTGCCGCGGCGACGGTCGGCTCGTTGATTCGACATTACACAGCGTTTTCCTGGCAGATGTTGCACCCGCTGCCAGTGCTCACCGGCATGCCTATTCAGGAGACTTTGCGCTGTTTCTGGTACTTGGCCCTGGTGGCCTCGCCGCCACGGATGTGGCGTTCGGCCTTGTTACGGTCGAGGACCCGCTTCACCTGGCGCGCCAGATCCTTGTTCAAGCGGGGAAGTCTCTCGGTCATGTCCTTGTGCACCGTGCTCTTGCTCACCCCGAAGACCGTGGCAGCCTGGCGGACCGTGGCCCGAGTGGAGATGATGTAGTGGCTGATGTCGACCACCCGCTTGCGGATGTAATCCCGCATCGAGCGCCCCTCCGGCCCCTGTCTTTGCCACATGCTTATGGGCCGAGAAGGGCCGATATGTTCCGACGCTTTCCTAGAAGCGCCCGGCGGCACGATGCCACCGGGCGCTTACACCGGCCAGATGCGGGCGGCCGCCTTGATGCTCACGGCCCCACGGGCGACGGCCCGGACGGCTCACCTGCGCCGGCCGGCTCATACGCCTCCGGCTCGTCAGGGCCGGCGACCCTGTACGAGGCGGCTGGCATCACCGCCAGGGGATCGACGCTTTCGGTGCCGTGGTAGACGGCGAACGAGATGACGGCCCGAATGCTTGCACCGGGCTCACCGGCCGCCTGGGTCGCCCCGCCTACGCCGTAAACGCCGGCCAGCGTCGGCACCACCTCAGGCAGGCGCGGGCCGTACCCGATGATCGTGCCGGACGTGACGCCCTGCGCGCGTTCAACGCGCACGCTCGACAGCCGCCCGTAGGTCGTGCTCCACCCCTGTCCATGATCCAGCACCACGGTGAAGCCGTCGCTTTGGACGTCAACCGACCGGACGGTGCCGGCCGCGGCCGCGCGCACGGGGGCCTGGGAAGGCACCGCCAGCTCAAGCCCCGGCAGGTAGCGCCAGTCGCCGCGTTCCGGGTGGCGCCGCCATCCGGCCGTAGCGACCACCAGGCCGTCCGCCGGCCACACCAGCGACCCCGGAAGCGACGTGGAAAGGCCCGGTGCTGGCCCTGCCGTCATGGTGCCCGACGCCTGCACCCCTTGCTCGCCGGTTCCGGCGGCATTCCCGCCGCCCGCCATGCCCGCGCCCGTTGCCTTCGATAGCCCCGGCAGGCTGGCCGGTGCCGTGTCACCCACCTGTGTCAGGGGCGAGAGCGAACCCGGACCGGGCGGGCTCACCGGTGCATACCGCCAGGTGAGATAGCCGATGCCCAGCCCCAGCGCGAAGAGCAGCATGAGCGCCGGCAGCCGGGCGGCTGGCCTGGCGCGTGCCGCGAGCCGCCCGAGCCGCCGGAGGCGTTGCGCCGACCAGGCAAGAGCGTGGACGGCCAGCCGCTTCAAGGGCCTTGGGCCCTGCGGCGCAGAAGGCATCTTCATGGACGACCATCCCCTCCCTGCCATGGCAGGTTGCCCCAAAGCGGATGCCTTTATGCGCCCACCTTCGCCAGCAACTTCCAGAGGCTGGGGAGGAGAACGTCCGGGGGAGGAGGCAGGCAGGAGAAAGCGGGAGGGAGACAGCAAGCAGAGGCCGGCGCAGGGTGGCGCCGGCCCCCGTTACGACTCCGGCTCGACGCCGGCCGCCCTCAGGCGGTTGAGCGCGCGTGCCAGCGCCCGCTGGGCCCTCGCGTAGTCGATGCTGGCGGCACGGGTTCGCAGGCGGGCCAGCGCGCGGTCCCGCGCCGCCCTGGCCCGCATGACGTCGATCTCCTCGGCCAGCTCGGCGGTGTCGGCCAGGATGGTGACCCGGTTGCCGGCGACCTCCATGAAGCCGCCGCTCACCGCCATCTTCCGCTTGGCCCCGTGGAACTGTCCGAACCGCACGATCCCCAGCCCGACCACGGCCACCATGGGCGCGTGGTTGGGGAGCACGCCCAGGTACCCGTTGGCCGACGGTACCACGACGGCCTCCGCCCGTTCCCGCAGCACGAGTCGCTGCGGCGTGACCACCTCGAGCAGCATCAGCTCGGGCATCGCGCCTCAGACGCCTTCCTTTTCGATCTGGCGGGCCTTCTCCACCGCCTCGTCGATGGTGCCCACCATGTAAAAAGCGGGCTCCGGCAGCTCGTCGTGCTTACCCTCCAGGATCTCGCGGAAGCCCCGGATGGTCTCCTTGAGCGGCACGTAGACGCCGGGCAGGCCGGTGAACGCCTCCGCCACGAACATGGGCTGCGAGAGGAAGCGTTCGATCTTGCGGGCCCGTGCCACGATCACCTTGTCCTCGTCGGAGAGTTCCTCCATGCCGAGGATGGCGATGATGTCCTGCAGTTCCTTGTAGCGCTGCAGAACCTGCTGGACGCCCCGCGCCACCCGGTAGTGCTCCTCCCCCACGATTTCGGGCGCCAGAAGCCGCGACGTGGACGCCAGCGGGTCGACGGCCGGGTAGATGCCCCGTTCGGCGATGCGCCGCTCCAGGTTGGTGGTGGCGTCCAGGTGGGCGAACGTGGTGGCCGGCGCCGGGTCGGTGTAGTCGTCGGCCGGCACGTAGATGGCCTGGATCGAGGTGATGGAGCCCTTCTTCGTGGTCACGATGCGTTCCTGGAGCTGCCCCATCTCGGTGGCCAGGGTTGGCTGGTAGCCCACGGCCGACGGGATGCGCCCGAGCAAGGCCGACACCTCGGAGCCGGCCTGCACGAAGCGGAAGATGTTGTCGATGAACAGCAGCACGTCCTGGCCTTCGACGTCCCGGAAGTACTCCGCGATGGTCAGGCCCGCAAGGCCGGCGCGCATGCGGTTTCCAGGGGGCTCGTTCATCTGGCCGAAGACCATGGCGGTCTTGTCGAGGACCCCGGCTTCCTTCATCTCGTAATAAAGCTGGTTGCCCTCGCGGGTGCGCTCCCCGACGCCCGCAAAGACCGAGAAGCCGCCGTGCTCGTAGGCAATGTTGCGGATCATCTCCATGATGATGACCGTCTTGCCCACGCCCGCGCCGCCGAACAGCCCCACCTTGCCGCCACGTGGATAGGGCGCCAGGAGGTCGACGACCTTGAGCCCGGTCTCCAGGATCTCGCGGGCAGGCTGCACCTCCGCCACGGCCGGAGCCGGTCGAATGATGGGAAGCCGGAGATCCGTTTCAACGGCCCCCGCGCCGTCCACGGGCTGCCCCAGCACGTTCAGCACGCGCCCCAGCACGGCGCGCCCCACCGGCACCGTGATGGGGCCGCCGGTGTCATAAGCGGGCATGCCGCGGACGAGCCCGTCCGTCGAATCCATCGCGACGCAGCGCACCATGTTGTTGCCCAGGTGCTGCGCTGCCTCCACCACCAGCACCTCGGGCCGCCCGTCCCTGGCCTGGCCGTCCTCCGTACTGCGGGGAATCTCAATGGCGTTGAAGAGGTCAGGAAGCTCGCCCTCCGGAAACACGACGTCCACGACGGCCCCGAGGACCTGCGCCACCCGCCCTACTCGGTTGTGCTGGGCCATGTCCGCCTCGCGTCTCCTCCCCGGCTCCTGTAAAACTAGGCTTGCGCCGCCTGCGCTTCGGCGCCGCCCACGATCTCCATGATCTCTTTGGTGATGCCCGCCTGGCGGGCCCGGTTGAACGAAAGCGTCAACGCTTCAATCATCTCCTGGGCGTTGTCGCTTGCGTTGCGCATGGCCGTCATGCGCGCCCCATGCTCGCTGGCCTTGGCCTCGAGCAGCGCCCTGTAGACCTCGACGTCGATGTAGCGCTCGAGCAGGACGCCGATGACCGCATCGAGCGACGGCTCGTAGATGTACGGGGGCTGCCACCGCTCCCGCTTCTGCGCCCTCGCCTGAGGGCCTCCACGGCGGTCCCCCTCGCCGCCCCCGGCCGGCCGGCCGTCCCGGGCCAGCGGCGGCCAGCTGCCACCGCGCTCGCTGAGAGGCCACGGCTTCGGCCCCTCCTCCGGGATGGGCAAGAGCGGATAGAGAACCGGCCTCGCCACAGAAGGGCTCACGAACTGCGAGAACAGCAGCACCAACCTGTCGAACTCGCCGGCCACGTACGGCTCGACGAGGGCCCGCGCCACCTCCTGGGCCTTGGTGTACTCCACGTGGTCGCCCAGGTTGATGAATTGCTTGTACGGCCGGCGGCCTGTCCGGCGAAGGTGGTCCCGCACCTTGCGCCCGACGGCCACCACCTCCACCGAGCGACCCTCGCCGCTTTGCGCCCGCAACACGGCCTCCATGGCGCGCCCGACGTTGGCGTTGTACCCGCCGGCAAGGCCCCTGTCCGCGGCGATGACGCACAAAAGCGTCCGCCCGTTCTCCCGCACCTGCAGCAGCGGATGAGCGCGCGCCACTGCAGGGTTGGCCTTGAGGGTGGTGCCGACCACCCGCGCCAGCACCTCGGCAATGCGGTTGGCAAAGGGGCGGGCGGCCAGGGTGCGGGCCTGGGCCCGGCGCAGCTTGGCGGCCGAGACCATCTCCATGGCCTTGGTCACCTGCTGCGTGTTCTGCACGCTCTGGATGCGCCGCCTGATATCCCGGACGGACTGCCCGGCCACCGGCGTGTTCCCTCTCCCCGGAAAATGAAGTGCGGCCCTTTACCGGGTCGGCGTGGCGACGGGCGTAACGCCTGTTGCCTGCTGTGAGGCCGCCTGCACCCGCGCCTTGACCTCGCCGATGGCCGCCTTCAACTGCTCGACGGTCTCGTCGTCAAGCGCCTTCTTCTCCCGGATGCTCCTGAGAATCTCGGCGCGCTCCGTTCGCAAGTACGCCAGGAACTGCCTTTCAAACGGCTGCACCTGGTCGACCGGCATGTCGTCCAGGTGGCCGTTGACGCCGGCGAAGATGACGGCCACCTGCTCCTCCACCGGCATGGGCTGGTACTGGCCCTGCTTGAGGACCTCGGTAACCCGCTCGCCCCGGACCAGCCGGGCCTGGGTCGCCTTGTCGAGCTCCGACCCGAACTGGGCAAACGCGGCCAGCTCCCGGTACTGCGACAGGTCAAGGCGCAGCCGCCCTGCCACCTGGCGCATCGCCTTGACCTGGGCGTCGCCGCCCACGCGGCTCACCGATCGGCCGACGTTGATGGCCGGGCGGATGCCGGCGTAGAAGAGGTCCGTCTCCAGGTAGATCTGGCCATCCGTGATGGAGATGACGTTGGTCGGGATGTAGGCAGAGATGTCGCCCGCCTGGGTCTCGATGATGGGAAGGGCCGTCAGCGAACCGCCGCCCAGGCGGTCGTCCAGCTTGGCCGAACGTTCCAGCAGGCGGCTGTGCAGGTAGAAGATGTCGCCAGGGAACGCCTCACGGCCGGGCGGGCGGCGCAGCAACAGCGACATCTCGCGGTAGGCCGCCGCGTGCTTGGAGAGGTCGTCGTAGACCACCAGCACGTCCTGTCCCTTGTACATGAAGTACTCGCCCATGGCGCACCCGGCGTACGGGGCGATGTAGAGAAGCGGCGCCGGCTCGCTGGCGGCAGCGGAGACCACGATGGTGTAATCCATGGCCCCCGTGCGCCTGAACACGTCAACGACCCCCGCCACCGTGGACGCCTTCTGGCCGATGGCCACGTAGATGCAGATGACGCCCTGGCCCTTCTGGTTGATGATGGTGTCCACGGCAAGCGCCGTCTTGCCGGTCTGGCGGTCGCCGATGATGAGCTCGCGCTGGCCCCGCCCGATGGGGATCATGGAGTCGATGGCCTTCAGGCCCGTCTGCAGCGGGACGGACACCTTGCGCCGGTCGATGACGCCGGGGGCCCGGCTCTCGATGGGCCGGAACTGGTCGGTGGTAATGGGCCCCTTGCCGTCGAGAGGCTGTCCCAGCGGGTTGACGACCCGCCCCAGAAGCGCCTCCCCCACCGGCACCTGCATGATGCGCCCGGTGCGGTAAACCGGATCGCCCTCTTTCAGGTGCGCGTACGGCCCCATGAGGACCGCCCCGATGTTGTCCTCCTCCAGGTTGAGGGCCATCCCGTAGAGATCGCCGGGAAAGCGCAGCAGCTCGCTTGCCATGCACTGCTGCAGGCCGTGCAGCCGGGCGATGCCGTCGCCGACGAAGATGACCGTGCCGACCTCCTCGACGGCGACCTCCGCCTGGAACTGCTCGATCTCCCGCTTCAGAACCGACGTGATCTCTTCTGGCCGGATTGCCACGCCCAACTCAACCTGCCTTTCCGTCCATCGAGGCCGCACCCTGGGGCAGGGGTGCTGCGCGAAGCTGCTGGTGCAACCGGGCAAGCTGCCGGGAGAGGCTCCCGTCAAGCTTCATGTCCCCCGCCCGAACGACAAGCCCCCCGATGAGTTCGGGGTTGACGCGCACGGAAAGCCGCACACCGCTTGCGTGAAGCATCTCCTGAAGCATCCGGCGCAACGCCTCCTGATCCGGCTCCGAAAGCGGTGCGGCGGTATCCACGTCGACCCGCACCACCTGCCGGATCCGGTCC
The genomic region above belongs to Bacillota bacterium and contains:
- a CDS encoding flagella basal body P-ring formation protein FlgA — translated: MMPSRSGAARASRIEAFVLAAAVGAVVVAALPAPSACAGSMPATAKDRGAARLVVELKPQAEVAGPAIRIGDVAVLVDGDPELWETVSRLEVGAAPLPGESRSISKAAIILRLRQARIDPGLIRWGTQAEETSVSAFGRALDRAPVTRGIEQYLAARRERDGGPDLTVLDLEVPERVLVPPGEIRAAVVSGPPVLRPGAAVFAVEVLVDGVAARRVWVRATLGTDGPDRGAPVDARDVPVRPQEGGSVPSGTPVTVLVRRGAVTVQLQGVLQGPARVGQAVQVRNATSGAVMHAVLVRPDLAVVAAPEGP
- the flgG gene encoding flagellar basal-body rod protein FlgG, producing the protein MMRSLWTSASGMSGQQFTVDTIANNLANVNTAGFKKSRVDFQDLLYQTLRFAGTPVTAGAQIPTGIQVGHGVRPVATVKIFSQGTFRETDNPLDLVIEGDGFFQILLPDGTVAYTRDGAFKKDSEGRIVTSDGFVLEPEIIVPQDAVEVSVGSDGTVSAVLLGDSQPITIGTIELARFVNPAGLRSYGRNLFLATAASGQPIVGQPGMDGFGSIAQGFLEMSNVQVVEEMVNLILAQRAYDANSKAIQASDDMLNTANNLRR
- a CDS encoding flagellar hook-basal body protein, whose translation is MVRGLFSAGSAMLVFSGRQDLLANDLANAATPGYRTEVAPVAAFPEMLIHRELRTVRTPRGLAGTGAYIERSYTRWDPAPARYTGRNLDLAIEGDGFFVVQSAAGPRLTRAGNFTIGSDGVLVTQDGLPVLGLDGPVRTGRVTDGEIAVTQEGAVMTEDGRFLGQILVVDVPDRQGLVREGSNLFRYTAESGGPVRVDARVQQGMLEGSGTSVIGTMVEMIAGMRAYQAAQQAVRAHDQMTEALIAQLGRTS
- a CDS encoding rod shape-determining protein encodes the protein MLGADVGLDLGTASVIIYVRGRGIVLQEPSVVALDEERQQVLAVGQAAREMLGRTPGPIIAVRPLRNGVVAYYQITELMLRYFLRKALGQWTWVRPRLVACVPSAVTDVERRAISEACRQAGAREVHLISEPMAAAIGAGIEVQEPRGNMVVDVGGGTTDIAVISMGAEVVSDSVRVAGDHMDEAITRYLKRRHNLVVGERSAEDLKIQLGTVAPDSAESLPPQEVRGRDAVTGLPRTQVLTAEEVKSALMEPAQAIVGAVRQVLERTPPELAADIYERGVVMTGGGALLRGLDRLLSSETGLPVHVAEDPITCVARGTGKVLEVMQRARHLPAMPARRVL
- the spoIIID gene encoding sporulation transcriptional regulator SpoIIID, with the protein product MRDYIRKRVVDISHYIISTRATVRQAATVFGVSKSTVHKDMTERLPRLNKDLARQVKRVLDRNKAERHIRGGEATRAKYQKQRKVS
- a CDS encoding M23 family metallopeptidase — its product is MKMPSAPQGPRPLKRLAVHALAWSAQRLRRLGRLAARARPAARLPALMLLFALGLGIGYLTWRYAPVSPPGPGSLSPLTQVGDTAPASLPGLSKATGAGMAGGGNAAGTGEQGVQASGTMTAGPAPGLSTSLPGSLVWPADGLVVATAGWRRHPERGDWRYLPGLELAVPSQAPVRAAAAGTVRSVDVQSDGFTVVLDHGQGWSTTYGRLSSVRVERAQGVTSGTIIGYGPRLPEVVPTLAGVYGVGGATQAAGEPGASIRAVISFAVYHGTESVDPLAVMPAASYRVAGPDEPEAYEPAGAGEPSGPSPVGP
- a CDS encoding F0F1 ATP synthase subunit epsilon, whose translation is MPELMLLEVVTPQRLVLRERAEAVVVPSANGYLGVLPNHAPMVAVVGLGIVRFGQFHGAKRKMAVSGGFMEVAGNRVTILADTAELAEEIDVMRARAARDRALARLRTRAASIDYARAQRALARALNRLRAAGVEPES
- the atpD gene encoding F0F1 ATP synthase subunit beta → MAQHNRVGRVAQVLGAVVDVVFPEGELPDLFNAIEIPRSTEDGQARDGRPEVLVVEAAQHLGNNMVRCVAMDSTDGLVRGMPAYDTGGPITVPVGRAVLGRVLNVLGQPVDGAGAVETDLRLPIIRPAPAVAEVQPAREILETGLKVVDLLAPYPRGGKVGLFGGAGVGKTVIIMEMIRNIAYEHGGFSVFAGVGERTREGNQLYYEMKEAGVLDKTAMVFGQMNEPPGNRMRAGLAGLTIAEYFRDVEGQDVLLFIDNIFRFVQAGSEVSALLGRIPSAVGYQPTLATEMGQLQERIVTTKKGSITSIQAIYVPADDYTDPAPATTFAHLDATTNLERRIAERGIYPAVDPLASTSRLLAPEIVGEEHYRVARGVQQVLQRYKELQDIIAILGMEELSDEDKVIVARARKIERFLSQPMFVAEAFTGLPGVYVPLKETIRGFREILEGKHDELPEPAFYMVGTIDEAVEKARQIEKEGV
- the atpG gene encoding ATP synthase F1 subunit gamma encodes the protein MAGQSVRDIRRRIQSVQNTQQVTKAMEMVSAAKLRRAQARTLAARPFANRIAEVLARVVGTTLKANPAVARAHPLLQVRENGRTLLCVIAADRGLAGGYNANVGRAMEAVLRAQSGEGRSVEVVAVGRKVRDHLRRTGRRPYKQFINLGDHVEYTKAQEVARALVEPYVAGEFDRLVLLFSQFVSPSVARPVLYPLLPIPEEGPKPWPLSERGGSWPPLARDGRPAGGGEGDRRGGPQARAQKRERWQPPYIYEPSLDAVIGVLLERYIDVEVYRALLEAKASEHGARMTAMRNASDNAQEMIEALTLSFNRARQAGITKEIMEIVGGAEAQAAQA
- the atpA gene encoding F0F1 ATP synthase subunit alpha, coding for MAIRPEEITSVLKREIEQFQAEVAVEEVGTVIFVGDGIARLHGLQQCMASELLRFPGDLYGMALNLEEDNIGAVLMGPYAHLKEGDPVYRTGRIMQVPVGEALLGRVVNPLGQPLDGKGPITTDQFRPIESRAPGVIDRRKVSVPLQTGLKAIDSMIPIGRGQRELIIGDRQTGKTALAVDTIINQKGQGVICIYVAIGQKASTVAGVVDVFRRTGAMDYTIVVSAAASEPAPLLYIAPYAGCAMGEYFMYKGQDVLVVYDDLSKHAAAYREMSLLLRRPPGREAFPGDIFYLHSRLLERSAKLDDRLGGGSLTALPIIETQAGDISAYIPTNVISITDGQIYLETDLFYAGIRPAINVGRSVSRVGGDAQVKAMRQVAGRLRLDLSQYRELAAFAQFGSELDKATQARLVRGERVTEVLKQGQYQPMPVEEQVAVIFAGVNGHLDDMPVDQVQPFERQFLAYLRTERAEILRSIREKKALDDETVEQLKAAIGEVKARVQAASQQATGVTPVATPTR